The sequence TGCAATCAATGATTTCGTTGCAGTGGCGTCTGGTTTAGATACAATCAACAGGATGGATCAAATAAGTATAATAGGTGGAGTTTTTGCGGCTCCTTCGGAACAACCAGATGGTGATGCAACTGTGGAAATCAAATTACCATGGTTAACTCGCGATGTTGCACTAATACTAGGTAGTCTTTTCGGTTCTATAATTATATTTGGATTATTTTTGACCCGCAAGAAAAAGGAATACCAAATACCTCCTATAGCTGCCACAACAGATCCTAATCCAGACATTGACTTGAATCTACACAAAGACAAAGCGGATACACTTAAGAAACTTGCAAAAAGCAATCCTGAAGGTTTTAGCAAAGTGTTGAAAACTTGGTTAGCGGAAGAATAGGGGTGATTTCATATGTCAAAAAACTCAATATCAGGAAAGAAAAAAGCTGCTGTTCTCCTTATAAGCTTAGGACCGGAGATTTCGGCAGAGGTTTTTAAACATCTTTCAGATGACGAAATAGAACAACTAACCCTTGAAATCGCTAACGCTCGTAAAATTTCTAACGATGAAAGGGAACATATATTAGAAGAGTTTCAAGAGCTTTGTGTGGCACAGGAGTTTATCACACAAGGTGGTATTGATTACGCAAAAGACGTACTAGAAAGGGCCCTAGGGAACCAGAAGGCCCTAGACATAATAGGAAGGTTAACAGCATCTTTACAGGTAAAACCCTTTGATTTTGTAAGAAAGGCTGATCCACAGCAATTATTAAACTATTTAGCTAATGAGCATCCGCAGACAATTGCATTAGTGTTATCCTTTCTACAACCTGAGCAAAGTGGTATCATTCTCTCGGGACTAGCCCCTGAAATACAAAGTGAAATAGTTAAGAGAATTGCAGTTATGGATAGAACTTCTCCAGAAATTATAAGAGAGGTAGAGGGAGTACTAGAACAAAAACTTTCTTCCCTATCAAACCAAGACTATACCAGTGCAGGTGGTATAGATGTCATAGTAGATATAATCAACCGCGTTGATAGAAGTACTGAAAAAACAATATTTGAGAATTTAGAGGTTGATGACCCAGAACTAGCAGAGGATATAAGACGTAAGATGTTCGTATTTGAAGATGTAATAAGCCTTGATGATAGATCTATTCAAAAGGTTATTAAAGAAGTCAACAACCAAGAGCTTTCCTTATCACTTAAAGTGGCATCAGAAGAGGTTTCAAATAAAATCTTTAAGAATATGTCTAAGCGTCAAGCTGAACTAATTCAAGAGGAAATGGAATTTATGGGCCCTGTTCGCCTAAGGGATATTGAAGAAGCTCAACAGAAAATTGTTAACTTAATAAGAAGGCTCGAAGATACTGGTGAGATAATTATAGCTAGAGGCGGCGGGGGAGATGAAATAATTGTCTAAAATTATTAAGGGTAACCAAGCCAGAGCCATGGACTATAGAAAAATAGAAGCTGTTAAACTGCCAGTATTTGATGATAACTCACTTCAAGAATATCAAACATTAGAATTAACATTATCCCCAGAAGAGATCTTAGAAACCGCTAAAAACGAACAAAAAAAAATAATAAAACAAGCTAAAGAAGAAGCAGAACAACTTAAAAGACTCGCATCAGAGCAAGGGTTTCAACAGGGGTTTCAAGAGGGCATGAAATCTGCAAAAGAGGACCAAGAAAAACTGCAGCAGGAATTTATAAACAGGTTTAGAGAACTTGAATCAGAATTCAATAATAAACAATGCAAGTTAAAAAATGAGGCTGCTAAAGATGTTACAGAAATAGCACTTTATATAGCCCAAAAACTTGTGGGTGACCTGTTAAATGATAAGCAAGATTTGATTGTAGAAATTTATAAATTATTACTACCCCTTGTCACAGATAAAAAAATTAGAGAAATAAAAGTTAACTCAACGGATTTTGATATAATTCAAGACTACTTGAAGTTTACAAATAAATCGGAAGTAATCCCATTGACCGTGGCTGATGAGTTAGACCCGAAAACTATTTATATAGATACAGAACAAGGCTATATAATGAAAAACCTTAATAGAGAACTAGAGGAATTAGTTGGTGAATTGAGGAGTATTTATGGCTAGACTACTAAATACAAATCATATTAAAAACATAATTGATAGTTGTAACTTACAAAGACCCACGGGAAAAATCCAAGAAATTACAGGCCTAACTATCAAATGCGAAGGTCCGTGGGGCAACATAGGAGACACTTGTATAGTCCGTAGTTCAAAGGGAAATGAGATTTTCGGGGAAATAGTGGGTTTTCAGCACAATACGACAGTTGTCATGCCTTTAAGTGAGATTGAGAACATAGGACCTGGTTGTAAAGTAGAGTGTTTAGGCTCAGGTATGAAAGTCATGGTAGGGGAAGATTTGTTGGGTAGAGTTTTAGACGGTCTAGGAAAACCCATTGATGGCCAGCCTAACCCACAAAACCTAATACCTTACAACGTAATGAACACACCACCTAACCCTTTGACTCGACCAAGAATAGAAGAGATACTTCCAGTAGGAATAAAAGCAATAGATGGCATGCTTACCGTCGGAAAAGGTCAAAGAATGGGGATTTTTGCAGGAAGTGGTGTGGGTAAAAGTACCCTCATGGGTATGATTGCTCGTAACACATCTGCAGAAATAAACGTGATAGCTCTAATAGGTGAAAGAGGTAGAGAGGTGCGAGATTTCATAGAAAGAGATTTAGGTGAAGAAGGGCTAAAACGTAGCGTCCTTGTTGTAGCCACATCTGACCAACCACCCCTTGTGAGACTAAAAGGAGCTTTCGTTGCCATGGCAATAGCAGAATATTTTAGAGATCAGAGTAAAGATGTAATGCTGCTTATGGACTCTGTTACAAGGCTAGCTATGGCACAAAGAGAAATTGGGCTTTCCTTAGGGGAACCACCTACAAGTAGAGGTTATACGCCATCTGTATTTACTCTACTACCAAAGTTATTCGAAAGGTGTGGCACCAGTAATAGGGGTACAATTACAGGATTTTTTACTGTTTTAGTAGATGGTGATGATTTCAATGAACCAATAACAGATGCTGTACGGGGTATTTTAGATGGTCATGTGTTTTTATCAAGGAAAATTGCTGCTCAAAACCACTACCCAGCTATTGATGTAATGAATAGTCTGTCAAGGCTAATGGCTGAAATATCTGATGAGGAGCATATAGCAAATGCAGGTAAAGTTAGGAAATTACTAGCTAATTATAAAAACGCCGAAGACCTTATAAATATTGGTGCATATAAGCCAGGATCAAACAAAGACATAGACGAGTCCGTTAAAAAAATATCCGGTATAAACCAATTCTTACAGCAGAAGGTTAGTGAGAAATTTGAATTCGGACATATAATTAAATCCCTATCGGAGATATAATTTCTAGACTTACAGCTACTTGACTTTAGAGAGGTTAAAGCAATATAGCCAAATTGTTAATAAAAGTAGTGGATCTTAAAAAATAGTAGGTGAATGATTTGCCAAAATTTAATTTTAATCTACAAAAATTACTTGATTACAAAGATATTTTGCTAAAAGAAGAAATAAGTAAAATTCAGCAACTCAATACACAAATAGAGGACTGCCAAGAGAAAATTTCGGGTATTAACAACAGAATGAATGCACTAGGACAAGCAATAGAAACCAAAGGAAGAGATACACTACAAATTGAAGTCCTTATAGGGTACAAAAGATATATTAATGATCTTAATGGGTTAAAAAGTTCTTTCACAAAGCAAAAGAACAATATGGAGTTAATACTAGACAAAACAAGGAACAAAGCAATCTCCTTACAAAAAGAACATAAAACCATAGATCTACTAAAAGAGAAAAAGTTTTACGAGTTTAAAAAAGAACAGGAGTACCAAGAGCAATCATTACTAGATGACTTAGTATGTATGAGAAGAACTATTTAAGGAGGAACCTTTTATGAATGTGGCTTCAAAATTAAAAGCAATAACGTATCTCGTATTAGTTCCTCTTATTATTGGAATAATTATTTTTATGATTATAGGCAGTGCTGTGGGGCTCATTAAACTACCTTTTATTAATCCTCCGCAAACTGAGAATGAAATTGACTCTCTTACATTAGAACTCGAAGCAAAAGATGAAACCATTGTTTCACTGAAGAATGTTATAGAAGAGCAAAAAAAAGAAATTGATGACATAAAAAGACAATATGATATTCGTGAGGAAAGTTTAAAAGCCCGTGAGAAGAGTTTAGATGAATTCGAAGAGCAATTAAATAATCGTTTAGAATCAATGGAAAGTGAAGATGAAAGATTGCAAAACTTAGCAAACAACTTAAACCAGATGAAGGTTAGGGATGCAGCCAATATACTATCACATCTAGAAGAAGAAGAAATCCTGAAGATTTTTCAATATATGACAAATCAAAAAACTTCCGAAATCATGTCAGCCTTAGACTCTCAAAAAGCAGCTAGCTTAGCAAAAAAGATGATGCAATAATCATTTTATAATTATTTCCTTCCTGAAAGGAGGTGAGAAAATTGAAAATACTAGATGGATTTTTGCCATTTGAATCGCAACTGATGAATGGTAAAACCAATAAAAATCCAGTTGCAGACGAGGAGTATAAAATTTTTGCAGCATTTTCTAACTTATTAACTCAGCAACTCACACAAACTGAGGAAGAGCTAGTTAACAATGAACAAGTAGAGCTACACCTTATTATAGATGATATTGCAGAGGTTATAACAAAGGGATTACCAGAAATTGATTTAGAAAAATTAGAAGAAATTTCATATAAGGTTTTTCCTAACCAAGAAAATGTAGAAAAATTTATAGAAGATATCAAGGTGTTAGTCAGTGAAGTTACACATTCAGGGGATTCGACCCTAGAAAAACTCAACTCCCAAAACATAGAAGACTTAGTTAAGAACTTGATTCAAGGGGAAATGAAAGAATCATTTTCAAAACCTGAGCAAAAGTTTTATAGTAAAAATAATTACTACGACCCTAAAAATGAAATTTCTGTAAAAACAGGCAATGAAAAAGTTGTAGATTTAAATAATTTTAGAATCAACAACGGAAATCAGAGTTTATTTTATGGGAAGAACAACAATGGGACTGATTTAGTAGCGAATATGAGCAAGGAATTTCCCCTTGATAATGAGGAAATTCAGTTAAACGAAAAGTTCCAACCCCTTACCGTTGATCCTAACATAAGAGTTAACATGGAAAAGCTAGATATGGTCACAACTAACAACTTAATCCAAGTACCTATTGAAGAATTAGGTGAATCTATTTTGCAGTTAGCTTATAAAAACATGAACATCCTTAAAAAAGGTGAGCTAACCACAGGCACAATGAGACTTTACCCTGAGGAGTTAGGGCAAGTGACAATTGAGTTAGAGATGCTAAAGGGAGACTTGAGTGTAAGAATTGTTGCAAGTAATGAAGCTGCTTTTAATCACCTCCAACAAAATGCAAAGGATTTAATACAAAAGTTTGTTGAAGAAGGAACCTACACAGAAGTTTCTGTAGATCTTAATATGGGTGATACAAGTCAAGATACTCGCGATCAAAACTTTCAAAATCATTTTGCTTTAACATCTAAATCTCAACAAAAACAAGCCACAGACGAAGAAATAATTCAATACTTTGAAACAGACAAAGGAAATTATAACTATAAAGTTTAGGGGGTGAACGAATGAAGGTAACTAACTCAAATTACAATCCTAATCAACAGACAATAGCACCAAACACACTTGGCAAAGAAGCCTTTCTTAAAATCCTTGTTACACAAATGAAGTACCAAGATCCATTGGCTCCAACAAATGATACTGAGTTTATAGCACAAATGGCTCAGTTTAGTAACTTAGAGCAAACGGTAAATATGAACGAGAACATACAATGGATGTTATATATGCTTGGCACAGGGTTCGACTCTTCCAATGCCTTTAGTATGATAGGGAAGAATGTAGAAATCGAAACTAGCTCTGGAATTATACAGGGGATAGTTGAGAAGGTAACTAAAAAAGATGGTGAGTTTATGGTGGAAGTAGATTCTGTACTCTATCCACTAAATAAAGTGAACACTGTTGCACTAGCTAAGGATTCTTCTAACAATGGGCAAAATGCAGTGGAGGGTGATGAGAATGAGTAAAATCATCAATCCGATGCTAATTAACAGCTTAACCCGAAATCAAAATACTAATAAGTTAAAACAAACTAGTGACAATAATTTTTCAAAGGTTTTCAGCCATGAACTAAACCATTTAGTTTTTTCAAAGCACGCAATTAACAGAATTGAGCATCGAGGTATAGAACTAAGTGAAGAAACCTTATGCAAAATTAACACTGCCATGGACAAGCTTGTTTCAAAGGGGAGTAGGGACTCACTAGTGTTTATAGATGATGTAGCTTACGTTGTAAATCCCAAGAACAAAGTTATAATCACCGCAGTGGATAAAGAAAATCTTAAGGAAAATGTTTTTACAGGTATTGATAGTGCAATATTTATGTAACAATCAGCTGGACCTTATATAGGAGGCTGAAGTAGGTATTGAATGATAGATATACCTACATATTAAAAGGAGGAAAAACTTATGTTGAGGTCATTGTTTTCAGGTGTAAGTGGATTAAGAAATCATCAAACAAGAATGGATGTTATTGGTAATAACATTGCCAATGTAAATACCGTTGCATATAAGACTAGTCAAGTAAACTTCAAAGATATCTTTAGTCAAACTTTACAAGGAGCTTCTGCTCCGGGAGTTAACAGGGGTGGTACTAACCCCATGCAAGTAGGACTAGGTATGGCACTTGCCAATGTATCTGTAAACCACACCCAAGGCAGTTTGCAATCTACAGGTAAGGGAACAGATTTAGCCATAGAGGGGGACGGTTTTTTTGTTATTTCTGATGGAGATAGCAAGTTCTATACTAGGGCTGGAAATTTTGATCTTGATGCTGATGGATACTTAGTATCTGCTACTAACGGATACTATGTACTCTCTGGCGACACTACTTTATCTACTGAGGACAGAAGAATTCAAATACCATCAGATGCTATATTCACCATTGATAAAACTGGAACAGTTTCAGTTGTTGAAGAAGATGGTACTTTAACAAACATAGGGACAATCGGGTTAGCAAAGTTCAATAACCCTGGCGGACTTTTGAAAACAGGTGACAATATGTACATACCTTCTAGTAACTCTGGTGTAGCTTTAGAAGGAATTCCTGGGGCTAATGACACGGGTACAATAATGCCTGGTACATTAGAGATGTCAAACGTTGACCTATCCCAAGAGTTTACAGATATGATAATAACACAAAGGGGGTTTCAAGCTAACTCAAGAATTATCACAACATCCGATGAAATTCTAAATGAGCTTGTAAATCTAAAACGATAAATTTTATAAATCCCCGCACCTAAGAGGGTGCGGGGACTTATAAAAAAGGTGGGATTACTTTGATAGAAGTAACAAGATTAAACAACAAGAAGTACTACCTTAACTGTGAACTAATCGAATTTATTGAGAGTACACCAGACACAGTTATCTCCTTAACTACTGGAAAAAAAGTGGTGGTAAAAGAAGAAACAAAGGAAGTTATCACAAAAATCATAGCATACAAAAGAAGAATAACTTATAAATACTGTGAAAGTGAGGTGTAACCTATGTTGGATTTATCAACAATTATAGGATTAGGTAGTGGGATTTTACTTTTTGTGATTTCAATACGTATGGGAGGCCCCTTGGGGAGTTTTTATTCTGCATCCTCTATAGTTATAGTACTAGGTGGAACAATTAGTGCAACTATAGTAAGTTACCCTATGAACCAAATTAAACAACTATTTAAAACCGTTAAAAAGACAATGAGTAAAACTAATTTTTCTTCATCTGAAATAATAAATAATATGGTTAGCTTTTCAGAAAAAGCTAGAAGGGAAGGTTTACTTTCCCTAGAAGATGAAATAGCAAATCTCGATGATTCATTTATGCAAAAAGGTGTACAACTTGTAGTTGATGGAACAGATCCTGATTTAGTAAGGAATATACTAGAAACAGAATTATCTTTCTTAGAAGATAGGCACGCTCAAGGTCGTGGAATTTTTTCAACGATGGGATCTTATGCACCTGCTTTCGGTATGGCTGGTACTTTAATTGGTCTTATACGAATGCTAGAAACTTTAGACAATCCCGAAACCATTGGACCTGGTCTGGCAGTGGCACTACTTACCACATTCTATGGAACAATCCTATCGAACCTTTTTTTCAACCCCATGGCAGCGAAGCTAAAGGTCAAAAGTAGTGAAGAAATCCTACTAAAGGAAGTTGTCATAGAGGGCCTTTTGTCTATTCAAGCAGGGGAGAACCCAAGGATTGTAGAAGAAAAGCTAAAAGCTTTCTTAGCCCCTAATGAAAGGGAAAGCTTTAATAAAAATACTGAGGTTAATGAAAATGAGGCGGCGTAGGTCTAAAGATGAAAGTGTAGGCCAAGACAATTGGCTTTTAACATATAGTGATGTTATAACGTTAGTACTGTGTATGTTTATTATGTTGTACTCTTTTTCCACCATAGATGCTCAAAAATTTCAGCAACTAGTCACATCACTTAACCAGTCTTTTTCAGGAGTGTTAGATGGTGGAAAAATTATTAGTCCAGACGAATTGGACAATATTCCCAAAGAAGAAGAACCACCCTTAGATGAAGGGGAAGAGATTGACGAAGAGTTTATAAGTACTTATGAACAAATCCTTTCACTTATAAATGACTATGGTCTAGAAGACCGGGTGTTTATAGGGATTGAGCCTAAAGGTGTGGAAATAAGGTTTAGTGATGGTATATTTTTTGCCCCAGGTAGGGCCGATATAAAGTCTAGCGCAATGGAACTTCTTGATAAGTTAACTGGTATCTTCCAAGAGATAGATAATGAGATACATATAGAAGGACATACGGACACAATACCAATAAATACCGTGCAATTTCCTTCAAACTGGGAGTTATCAGCAGGTAGAGCAATATCAGTTGTTAAACACTTTGAGGAAAAAGGTATTGACTCTCAAAGACTTGGTGCGTTAGGTTTTGGAGAATATAGGCCCATAGACACTAATGAAACACCCCAAGGACGTCAAGCAAATAGAAGGGTAAATATTATTGTACTTAGGAGTAGTGCCGATTAAATTTTGATTTTTAGTCATGCTCAAAGGAGATGTTAAATATGGAGAAAGAGTATACATTATTCAACTTAAGCTTCCTGATTATCGTAGGTGTGATATTGATAGTTCTTTCAGCTGCGATATCATTTATCATTGCCACAAGGGTTGTGGCACCAAAGGAGGTCAATGTTGATAATGATAAAGAAATAGTTGAATTTACTGGAAAAACAGTACAATTAGGTGCCTTTACAACTGATTTAAGGGACACTAACCGAAACAGAATAATAAGGGTTGAAATTTCTGTGGAAGTAGACGATAATAAAGCTATTGCTCAAATAGAAGAAAGATATATTCAACTACAAGACCAAATCCTTTCAATTCTTAGGTCGAAAACTGCTGACGAATTAAAGGGAGAAGAAGGTAAAAAGGCATTGAGTGAAGAATTAAAGGTAGGTATAGAACAATTTTTGTCACATAAAGTCGTAAATATATATTTTAAAGAGTTCATAGTACAATAATCCTAACAACCTACTTTAAGGAGGTGAGCTAAGTGTCAGAGATACTATCCCAATCGGAAATCGATGCATTATTATCTGCATTGTCTACGGGCGAAATAGATGTAGAAGAAGTTAAAAAGGAAGAAGAAAAAAGCAAAGTAAGGGTTTATGATTTTAGAAGGCCCAATAAGTTTTCTAAGGATCAAACTAGAACTTTACAAATGATACATGAAAACTTTGCTCGCCTTACAACCTCTTATCTTTCCGCTAGCCTTAGAAATGTCGTGCAAGTATCTGTGGCTTCAGTGGACCAGACCACATATGAAGAATTTATCAGATCAGTTCCGAACCCTACTGTGATAAACCTCTTTTCTTTGAACTCAGAGGCTGGACAAGCCTTATTGGAAATAAACCCCAATATATCATTTGCAATCATAGATAGATTATTAGGCGGTCCTGGAGGAACTTTGAAAGAAGGAAGGCCTTTATCAGAAATAGAACAACGTATTATAAAAATGGTTACTGATAAATTACTACTTACATTAAACGATGCATGGTTCAACGTTTGTAATCTAAAAGCTAGGACTATGAAACTTGAAACCAATCCTCAGTTTTTGCAAATAGTCTCACCCAATGAAACTGTTGCTGTAATTGTTCTAAAGGTCATATTAGGTGATGCAGAAGGTTTTATGAACCTTTGTATACCTTTTATTTCACTAGAGAACTTGATAGATAACCTCAGCGCTCATTTTTGGTTTTCTCAGCAATCTACGGAAAAAGAGGCACCTAACCAACAATACGTGGAAGCGGGTCTAAAGAGAACACCACTGCCTGTTTCTGTAGAACTGGGTAAGGCTAACGTTTCCGTTAAAGATATGCTAGAACTTCAAGTAGGTGATGTTATTACACTTGAAAAAGCTACTTCAGAGCATCTAGCAGTATATGTAAAAGAGAAACTTAAATTTTTAGGATCACCAGGGTTAATAAAGAATAAATTAGCCATTCAAATAACTGAAACCATTGAAGGAGAGGAGTGGGATAATGAGTGAGATTCTAACACAAGCAGAAATTGATGCTCTTTTGTCTGCAGATTACAAAGCAGAGGACTCAGGACAAACTAAACTAACTGACTGGGAGAAGGATGCAATTGGAGAAATAGGCAATATTTCTTTTGGCTCTGCTGCTACCAGTCTATCAGCACTATTAAATCAACGGGTTGAGATAACCACTCCATATGTTGAATTAACATCCAAAAATAAAATTTCCGAAGATCATCCAGCACCATGTTTACAAGTTGAGGTAAGCTATACCGAGGGGATCGATGGAGCAAATGTCCTTATAATCCAACAACATGATGCTAAAATAATTGCAAACTTAATGATGGGTGGCGATGGTAAACCAGAAGGAGATGAGCTAACTGAGATAGATATAAGTGCTGTTTCAGAAGCTATGAATCAAATGATGGGTGGATCTGCAACTGCACTATCCACCATATTTGGTAAAATGGTTAATATATCACCGCCCATAACCCAAACCATAGATCTGTCAGAAAGCACAATCAATGGAGTGCTTTCATCAGAAGAATTAGTTGTCAAAGTTGCCTTTAGGATGGTTATTGGCAACCTTATTGATAGTGTGATTATGCAACTGCTTCCTTTGGACTTTTTCAGGGAACTAGTTAGTATGTTAACTGGCAACATAGAGGAGGTATCCCATGTGAAACAGACTACCCCCACGCCTACTAATACAAAAGAGAGGCACACAGAACCACAAGCAGTTTTCAGTGAAACACAAAGTAGTCCTAATGTAGCAAACACTGTGGACTACCAGATGGCACAATTTAGTGAGCTTGACACAACACAAAATCAAACCCATAATCATAACATAGGGCTTATTATGGATGTTCCACTAGAGATAACAGTTGAATTAGGTCGTACCAAAAAGAAGATCAAAGATATCTTATCTTTCGGTACAGGCTCTATTATTGAACTTGATAAAATGGCTGGTGAAACCTTTGATATTTTAGCAAATGGTAAGGTTATCGCAAAAGGAGAAGTTGTTGTTATAAATGAGAACTTCGGCGTAAGGATTACCAATATTTTGACACCAATGGAAAGAGTTCAAAAACTACAATAAAAATAATGGAGGGATAAATTATGAGTAAAAGAGTTATGATCGTTGACGATGCTGCTTTTATGAGAATGATGATTAAAGATATATTAGTTAAAAATGGTTACGATGTTGTAGCGGAAGCTGCAAATGGTGCAGAAGCTGTGGAAAAGTATAAGGAGCTAACACCAGATTTAGTTACTATGGATATCACCATGCCGGAGATGGATGGGGTAGCAGCCCTTAAAGAGATAAAGAAGCTTGATCCTAGTGCTAGGATAGTTATGTGTTCAGCAATGGGTCAGCAAGCCATGGTTATTGACGCTATTCAATCAGGAGCTAAGGATTTTATTGTTAAGCCATTCCAAAACGATAGAGTTTTAGAGGCTATTAAAAAAGCGGTAAGTTAAAAAATGTTAGATTCCATAAAATTAATGCTTCAGGGGTTTTTATTCCTTACTATACTAATCATACTGGTACTGTTAGCTGTATTTGTTATAAAGTTTGTAAATAAAAAAATGAC comes from Alkalicella caledoniensis and encodes:
- the fliG gene encoding flagellar motor switch protein FliG, translated to MSKNSISGKKKAAVLLISLGPEISAEVFKHLSDDEIEQLTLEIANARKISNDEREHILEEFQELCVAQEFITQGGIDYAKDVLERALGNQKALDIIGRLTASLQVKPFDFVRKADPQQLLNYLANEHPQTIALVLSFLQPEQSGIILSGLAPEIQSEIVKRIAVMDRTSPEIIREVEGVLEQKLSSLSNQDYTSAGGIDVIVDIINRVDRSTEKTIFENLEVDDPELAEDIRRKMFVFEDVISLDDRSIQKVIKEVNNQELSLSLKVASEEVSNKIFKNMSKRQAELIQEEMEFMGPVRLRDIEEAQQKIVNLIRRLEDTGEIIIARGGGGDEIIV
- a CDS encoding FliH/SctL family protein, with protein sequence MSKIIKGNQARAMDYRKIEAVKLPVFDDNSLQEYQTLELTLSPEEILETAKNEQKKIIKQAKEEAEQLKRLASEQGFQQGFQEGMKSAKEDQEKLQQEFINRFRELESEFNNKQCKLKNEAAKDVTEIALYIAQKLVGDLLNDKQDLIVEIYKLLLPLVTDKKIREIKVNSTDFDIIQDYLKFTNKSEVIPLTVADELDPKTIYIDTEQGYIMKNLNRELEELVGELRSIYG
- the fliI gene encoding flagellar protein export ATPase FliI; this translates as MARLLNTNHIKNIIDSCNLQRPTGKIQEITGLTIKCEGPWGNIGDTCIVRSSKGNEIFGEIVGFQHNTTVVMPLSEIENIGPGCKVECLGSGMKVMVGEDLLGRVLDGLGKPIDGQPNPQNLIPYNVMNTPPNPLTRPRIEEILPVGIKAIDGMLTVGKGQRMGIFAGSGVGKSTLMGMIARNTSAEINVIALIGERGREVRDFIERDLGEEGLKRSVLVVATSDQPPLVRLKGAFVAMAIAEYFRDQSKDVMLLMDSVTRLAMAQREIGLSLGEPPTSRGYTPSVFTLLPKLFERCGTSNRGTITGFFTVLVDGDDFNEPITDAVRGILDGHVFLSRKIAAQNHYPAIDVMNSLSRLMAEISDEEHIANAGKVRKLLANYKNAEDLINIGAYKPGSNKDIDESVKKISGINQFLQQKVSEKFEFGHIIKSLSEI
- the fliJ gene encoding flagellar export protein FliJ; this encodes MPKFNFNLQKLLDYKDILLKEEISKIQQLNTQIEDCQEKISGINNRMNALGQAIETKGRDTLQIEVLIGYKRYINDLNGLKSSFTKQKNNMELILDKTRNKAISLQKEHKTIDLLKEKKFYEFKKEQEYQEQSLLDDLVCMRRTI
- a CDS encoding MotE family protein: MNVASKLKAITYLVLVPLIIGIIIFMIIGSAVGLIKLPFINPPQTENEIDSLTLELEAKDETIVSLKNVIEEQKKEIDDIKRQYDIREESLKAREKSLDEFEEQLNNRLESMESEDERLQNLANNLNQMKVRDAANILSHLEEEEILKIFQYMTNQKTSEIMSALDSQKAASLAKKMMQ
- a CDS encoding flagellar hook-length control protein FliK — protein: MKILDGFLPFESQLMNGKTNKNPVADEEYKIFAAFSNLLTQQLTQTEEELVNNEQVELHLIIDDIAEVITKGLPEIDLEKLEEISYKVFPNQENVEKFIEDIKVLVSEVTHSGDSTLEKLNSQNIEDLVKNLIQGEMKESFSKPEQKFYSKNNYYDPKNEISVKTGNEKVVDLNNFRINNGNQSLFYGKNNNGTDLVANMSKEFPLDNEEIQLNEKFQPLTVDPNIRVNMEKLDMVTTNNLIQVPIEELGESILQLAYKNMNILKKGELTTGTMRLYPEELGQVTIELEMLKGDLSVRIVASNEAAFNHLQQNAKDLIQKFVEEGTYTEVSVDLNMGDTSQDTRDQNFQNHFALTSKSQQKQATDEEIIQYFETDKGNYNYKV
- a CDS encoding flagellar hook capping FlgD N-terminal domain-containing protein — protein: MKVTNSNYNPNQQTIAPNTLGKEAFLKILVTQMKYQDPLAPTNDTEFIAQMAQFSNLEQTVNMNENIQWMLYMLGTGFDSSNAFSMIGKNVEIETSSGIIQGIVEKVTKKDGEFMVEVDSVLYPLNKVNTVALAKDSSNNGQNAVEGDENE
- a CDS encoding TIGR02530 family flagellar biosynthesis protein, which translates into the protein MSKIINPMLINSLTRNQNTNKLKQTSDNNFSKVFSHELNHLVFSKHAINRIEHRGIELSEETLCKINTAMDKLVSKGSRDSLVFIDDVAYVVNPKNKVIITAVDKENLKENVFTGIDSAIFM
- the flgG gene encoding flagellar basal body rod protein FlgG, with the protein product MLRSLFSGVSGLRNHQTRMDVIGNNIANVNTVAYKTSQVNFKDIFSQTLQGASAPGVNRGGTNPMQVGLGMALANVSVNHTQGSLQSTGKGTDLAIEGDGFFVISDGDSKFYTRAGNFDLDADGYLVSATNGYYVLSGDTTLSTEDRRIQIPSDAIFTIDKTGTVSVVEEDGTLTNIGTIGLAKFNNPGGLLKTGDNMYIPSSNSGVALEGIPGANDTGTIMPGTLEMSNVDLSQEFTDMIITQRGFQANSRIITTSDEILNELVNLKR
- a CDS encoding flagellar FlbD family protein, which encodes MIEVTRLNNKKYYLNCELIEFIESTPDTVISLTTGKKVVVKEETKEVITKIIAYKRRITYKYCESEV
- a CDS encoding motility protein A; the protein is MLDLSTIIGLGSGILLFVISIRMGGPLGSFYSASSIVIVLGGTISATIVSYPMNQIKQLFKTVKKTMSKTNFSSSEIINNMVSFSEKARREGLLSLEDEIANLDDSFMQKGVQLVVDGTDPDLVRNILETELSFLEDRHAQGRGIFSTMGSYAPAFGMAGTLIGLIRMLETLDNPETIGPGLAVALLTTFYGTILSNLFFNPMAAKLKVKSSEEILLKEVVIEGLLSIQAGENPRIVEEKLKAFLAPNERESFNKNTEVNENEAA
- a CDS encoding flagellar motor protein MotB → MRRRRSKDESVGQDNWLLTYSDVITLVLCMFIMLYSFSTIDAQKFQQLVTSLNQSFSGVLDGGKIISPDELDNIPKEEEPPLDEGEEIDEEFISTYEQILSLINDYGLEDRVFIGIEPKGVEIRFSDGIFFAPGRADIKSSAMELLDKLTGIFQEIDNEIHIEGHTDTIPINTVQFPSNWELSAGRAISVVKHFEEKGIDSQRLGALGFGEYRPIDTNETPQGRQANRRVNIIVLRSSAD